The Streptomyces sp. NBC_00775 genome includes the window CTCGCGCGAGCACCAGGGCCTGTTCGGCGTCGGCTTCGTCGAGACCAACTCCGGCGCGTACCAGCTCTTCGACGCCCAGGCGCAGCTGATCGCCGGGTACCTCCACGACGCGCGGCACCGGCTGCCGAACGCCGAGCGGTTCACCCAAAGGATCCGCGCCGACCGCCCGGATCTTTCCGGCGGGCTGAAGTTCGTCGACTCGCCCCGCCACACCGGTTACGTCGACAGCGGGGCCTTCGTGAAGTACCTGGGCAAGGTCGCGGGCGAGATGGGTTGGCGTACCGAGGGCCAGCCGCCGCCCGTGCGGTCCCTTCGACCCGCGGAGGTGACGGCATGAGCGGGTTCGGCTTCACCGACAAGGTCATGCTGGTGACCGGCGGCGCGGGCGGCATCGGCAGTGCGCTGTGCCGTCGCTTCGCCTCCGGCGGTGCTCGCTGCATCGTCGTCGACATCGACGACGCCCGCGCCATGAAGGTGGCCGCGGACCTTCCCGGCGCCGGGCATACGGGCATCGGCTGTGACCTGATGGACCGCGCCCAGGTGGAGCGGTTGTTCGAGCTGGTCGCCGACTCCTACGGCCGCCTCGACGTGCTCGTCAACAACGTGGGCATGACCAGTGCGGAACGCTTCGACGTCCGCAGCGTCGAGAGCATCGAGCGGGAGATCAGCCTCAACCTGACCTCTCCGCTGGTCGCGACCCGGATCGCCATTCCTCTTCTCATGGCTTCCCGGGACGCCCGGGTGGTCACCACGGTCTCCCTCGGCGGGATCTTCCCGCTGGGCGAGACCCCGATCTACACCGCCTCCAAGTTCGGACTGCGTGGCGCGATGCTCGCCATCGGGCTCGACCTCAGGAGCAAGGGCATCCTGGCCGGGTCGGTGCTCCCTTCGGCGACCGACACCCGGATGCTGCGTCAGGAAGCCGTGGACGGCGGGAACTCCATGCAGTTCCAGGACCGGCCCCAGCAGCCCGCCGACGTGGTCGCGGCCGTGGTGAGCCTGCTGGACAAGCCCCGACTGGAGGCCTACCCCCGGCCCGGTGAGTCCCGTCTGGTGCGGTTCGCGATGCTCATGCCGAACCTGCTGCCCCGGGTCTTCCCGCTGTTCCGCAAGCGCGGTGACCGCGGCATGGCCCGCTATCTGGAGGAACTCCGCAGACGCGGACTGGCCCGCCGGACAGAGGGGCGCTGGGAGCTGGTGGAGGAAGCATGACCACGAACGAGACGCTGCAGGTCGTCAACCCCGCCACTGGGGAGCCGATCACCAGCCTGCCCGCAGCGAGCGCCGACGACGTCGCCAAGGCCGCCGAGCAGGCGCGGCGGGTCCACGACGCCGGGGTGTGGTCGCGGCTGCCGGTCCGGGAGCGCGGCGCGGTGCTGCTGCGATTGGCCGACCTCATGGAACGCGACGCCGAGATCCTCGCCCGGCTGGACAGCGAGGACGCGGGCAAGCCGATCACGGAGTGCCGTACGGGCGACGTACCGGGCGCGATCGAGTCGATCCGCTGGTTCGCCGAGGCCGCCGACAAGGTCTTCGGCCGCCTCGCGCCGAGCGGCCCGGACGCTCTCGGCCTCATGAGCCGGGAACCGGTCGGGGTCGTCGCGGCGATCCTGCCGTGGAACTACCCCCTTGCGATGACCGCGTGGAAGGTCGGACCGGCGCTGGCGGCGGGCAACTGCCTCCTGGTCAAGCCCGCCGAGGCGACCCCGCGTTCGGCCCTGCACCTGGCCGCACTCGCCGCCGAGGCAGGCCTGCCCGACGGGGTGCTCACGGTACTGCCCGGGTACGGCCAGGAAGCCGGCGCGGCCCTCGCTCGTCATCCCCTCGTGGGGGCGCTCTCCTTCACCGGGTCCACCGCGACCGGTCGCCGCATCCTCAAGGCCGCCGCCGACAGCAACTTCAAGCGCGTCTCGCTGGAGATGGGCGGCAAGAGCCCCCAGGTGCTGATGGCCGACGCGCTCTCCTACGGGGACGAGCTCATCGACAACATGATCGAGGCCGCGTTCCTGACCATGGGGCAGAACTGCACGGCCGGCTCCCGGGTTCTGGTTCACCGCAGTATCGCCGAGGAGGTCCTGGAGCGGTTCACGGCCGCGGCGAGAGAGCTCGTCATCGGCGATCCGGCCCACCCGCGCACGCGGATGGGGCCGCTCATCAACCACGCCGCCTTCGACCGGGTCGCGGGAGCCGTGGAGGCCGCCCGGGCCGGCGGAGCCCAGATCCACACCGGGGGACTGCCCCACGGGCTGCCTCCGCGCGGCGCCTACTACCCGCCCACCGTGATCACCCGCGCCCCCGACGGCAGCGACGTCCTCACCAAGGAACTGTTCGGCCCCGTCGTCACCGTCCAGACCTTCACCTCCGAGGACGAGGCGGTACGCAGGGCCAACGCCACCGAGTACGGGCTCGCCGCCTCGGTCTGGACCCGCGACCTCGACACCGCGCTGAGGCTGGCCCGGGGCATCGAGACCGGCGTGGTCTCCGTCAACGCCTACAGCGAGGGCGACATCACCACCCCTTTCGGCGGTTGGAAGCAGTCGGGCTTCGGCGGAGCGGAGAAGTCCACCGACGCCTTCGACCAGTGGACCCGGGAGAAGACGATCTGGATCCGCACCCGCTGAGCCCGCTGACCTCGGCCTCACAGGCGATCCGCACGCATCCGCTCCCGCAGCTGGACCGGGGAGGTGCCGTGCCAGCGGCGTACCGCGCGGCGCAGCGCCCGTTCGTCGGAGAATCCCGCACGGCGGGCGATGTCGCGCAGTGTCAGTTCCGGGCGGAGCAACAGCTGTTCGACGCGCTCCCGGCGCACTCCCTCGACGAGTGCCTCGTACGTCGTGCCGCAGTCGGCCAGCCGACGGCGCAGCGTCCGCTCGCTCGTCGCATGCCGCCGCGCCTGTTCGGCGAACGAAGGCACCGCCGGGAGGCCCTGCGCGACGGAGATCTCCAGCACCTCCAGCAGATCCTGCTGGTCACGGCGGGAAGCCATCTGCGCGTCGAGCGTCTCCAGCGTCGACGCGTAGCTCACCGGATCCCGGCCGGGCATCCGGGTACGGGCCCACGCGGGGTCGATGACCATGCGGTTGGTGGGGGTGCCGAAGCGGACCGGACAGCGGAACAGGGCGTCGTACAGGTCGAGTTGGCGCGGAGGCGGCAACGAGAACTCCACCGCCCTCGGTGTGAAGGCCGGATCGACGGCCAGCCTGGACAGGGTGACCACGGAGGCGAACGCCTCCTCGCTCAGGAAGGAAGCCACGGCCGGGTCCATGGCGGGATCGGGAAGATCGGCGCGCAGCACGAAGGCCTCGTCCTCTTCACCCCCACCGGCCGACCACACCACCATCGCCCCGGACAGGTTCTGGTACCTCACCCCGGTTTCGATGGCGAGCTGGAGCGTGTCGTCGGCCATCAGGGCGAAGCCGAGCAGGCCCCACGCGGTCAGGTGCTGCGCCGAGCCGACCTTCAGCCCCAGGCGCTCGTCGCCGGTGAGCTCCAGCGCACGCCGGATCACCGCGCTGCCCTGCCGGTACGACACCCGCAGCGCGGCGGAGCGCATGACCGTCTCGTCCAGTCCCATCTGCCTCAGCAAGGGCCGCAGATCGACGCCGCGCTCGTCGGCGACCACGACGAGATAGCGCAGGATGTTCGGCTGGATCGTCGCCGACGTGCTGCGGCTGGTCCCGGGAGAGTCCGCCGGGCCGGGGTCAAGGGACATCGCACTCACCTTCTCCTCGGCGACCACCGTAGGCAGCGGGCATCGCCGGTCGTGCTCATTGGCCCCCGAAGTCCCCTGTACGGCCCCTGGCGTCCTGAGCCTGCCTTCCGCGCCTGGCTACGGTTTCGGCAACCCGCACGGCATCCGACTCGCTGGTCCCCGACCACTCACCCCAGCGCACACAGGAAATGAAGGCGCGACAGCATCATGTCCCTCAATGCTCCAGCTCGGCCGGGTGCCGGGCACCCGGTCTCCAGGAAGGGCGCCCGAAGGGGCGCGACCCTCGCGTTCGCCGCGCAAGGGGTGTCCGTCGCAGCCGTGTACACGACGGTCCCCGCTGTCACCGAACACCTGAACCTGGCCCCGCTCCTGACGACCACCCTCATGGTCGCGGTGGCGCTGATGGCAGGGGGCGGCAGCTTCCTGGGTCTGGCCGCGATCCGACGCGCCGGTCCCGTCGCCACGATCCGCGGGGCCGTGCTGACGGCCGCCGCCACGCTGGTGCTGATCGGGTGGGCCGCCGACGAGACGACCGTCATCTGCGCGTACATCCTCTTCGGGCTCGCTGTCGGTGCCCTCGACGTCGGGGTCAACGCCCGGGCAGCGGCGATCGAACGCGCCTACGGCCGCAGCATTTTCGGCTCCTTCTACATGGCATGGAGCGTGGGTGGCGCGGTCGCGGCCCTGCTCACTGCCGGGGCCGCCCGGCTGGAGTGGCCCGTAGCCGTCGGCCTGAGCGTTCAGGCATGCACCGTGCTGCTCCTCGCCGTCTGCATACGCACGCACGCTCTCCC containing:
- a CDS encoding aldehyde dehydrogenase family protein produces the protein MTTNETLQVVNPATGEPITSLPAASADDVAKAAEQARRVHDAGVWSRLPVRERGAVLLRLADLMERDAEILARLDSEDAGKPITECRTGDVPGAIESIRWFAEAADKVFGRLAPSGPDALGLMSREPVGVVAAILPWNYPLAMTAWKVGPALAAGNCLLVKPAEATPRSALHLAALAAEAGLPDGVLTVLPGYGQEAGAALARHPLVGALSFTGSTATGRRILKAAADSNFKRVSLEMGGKSPQVLMADALSYGDELIDNMIEAAFLTMGQNCTAGSRVLVHRSIAEEVLERFTAAARELVIGDPAHPRTRMGPLINHAAFDRVAGAVEAARAGGAQIHTGGLPHGLPPRGAYYPPTVITRAPDGSDVLTKELFGPVVTVQTFTSEDEAVRRANATEYGLAASVWTRDLDTALRLARGIETGVVSVNAYSEGDITTPFGGWKQSGFGGAEKSTDAFDQWTREKTIWIRTR
- a CDS encoding SDR family NAD(P)-dependent oxidoreductase; this translates as MSGFGFTDKVMLVTGGAGGIGSALCRRFASGGARCIVVDIDDARAMKVAADLPGAGHTGIGCDLMDRAQVERLFELVADSYGRLDVLVNNVGMTSAERFDVRSVESIEREISLNLTSPLVATRIAIPLLMASRDARVVTTVSLGGIFPLGETPIYTASKFGLRGAMLAIGLDLRSKGILAGSVLPSATDTRMLRQEAVDGGNSMQFQDRPQQPADVVAAVVSLLDKPRLEAYPRPGESRLVRFAMLMPNLLPRVFPLFRKRGDRGMARYLEELRRRGLARRTEGRWELVEEA
- a CDS encoding AraC family transcriptional regulator, whose product is MSLDPGPADSPGTSRSTSATIQPNILRYLVVVADERGVDLRPLLRQMGLDETVMRSAALRVSYRQGSAVIRRALELTGDERLGLKVGSAQHLTAWGLLGFALMADDTLQLAIETGVRYQNLSGAMVVWSAGGGEEDEAFVLRADLPDPAMDPAVASFLSEEAFASVVTLSRLAVDPAFTPRAVEFSLPPPRQLDLYDALFRCPVRFGTPTNRMVIDPAWARTRMPGRDPVSYASTLETLDAQMASRRDQQDLLEVLEISVAQGLPAVPSFAEQARRHATSERTLRRRLADCGTTYEALVEGVRRERVEQLLLRPELTLRDIARRAGFSDERALRRAVRRWHGTSPVQLRERMRADRL